TTCAAAGATTCCTACTATTGATGAACTTGGTCTTCCAGAAAGACTTAAAGAGTTTGCTAGAGAACATAGAGGTTTGGTTCTAGTAACAGGCCCAACAGGTAGTGGTAAATCAACTACACTTGCAGCGATGATAGATCAAATAAATCATGAAAGAAAATGTCATATATTGACACTAGAAGATCCTATAGAGTATCTTCACCGCCACAATATGAGCATGGTAAACCAAAGAGAAATTGGACATGATTCTAGATCATTTGCAAATGCACTTAGAGCTTCACTTAGACAAGATCCAGACGTGATTCTAGTAGGTGAGATGCGTGACTTAGAGACTATTTCAATTGCTATGACGGCAGCTGAAACGGGTCACTTGGTGTTTTCTACACTCCATACAGTCGGTGCAGCCAAAACTATAGACAGAATTATAGACGTATTTCCGCCTCATCAGCAGCAGCAGATTAGAGTACAGCTAGGATCAGTATTACGTGGGGTTGTATCACAGCAACTTTTACCGAGAAAAGATGGCAATGGACGAGTTGCGGCAGTTGAAATAATGGCAGTAAATTCAGCTGTGCAGAACCTCATCAGAGAGGGAAAGACACACCAAATTCAAACCGTTATTCAAACGGGAATGAAGCAGGGAATGATAGCTATGGATGCTTGTTTGGTTGAACATTATAAAAAAGGACTTATATCCAAA
This region of Tissierellales bacterium genomic DNA includes:
- a CDS encoding type IV pilus twitching motility protein PilT; amino-acid sequence: MTLDELLKKTVELGASDLHITVGYPPVIRLNGALEVMDEYPKLMPDVNEKLVREATDEHTFKILSEVGELDSSISIKGLGRFRLNVYKQRGTYGMAIRAVGSKIPTIDELGLPERLKEFAREHRGLVLVTGPTGSGKSTTLAAMIDQINHERKCHILTLEDPIEYLHRHNMSMVNQREIGHDSRSFANALRASLRQDPDVILVGEMRDLETISIAMTAAETGHLVFSTLHTVGAAKTIDRIIDVFPPHQQQQIRVQLGSVLRGVVSQQLLPRKDGNGRVAAVEIMAVNSAVQNLIREGKTHQIQTVIQTGMKQGMIAMDACLVEHYKKGLISKESLLEAAINRDTILRYL